CGCCGGGCGCAGGTCACCGACCCGGACGGCGACCACCTGGCGCCGCCCCGAGAGGTCACCGCCGGTGGCCGCGTCCCACACCTGACGGGCCCGCGCCGAGCGCTGGAAGGCCGGGGAGAGGACGAAGACGGTCCGGTCGGCGGGCTTCTCGGCGCCGTCCCCCTCACAACCCACGTACTTGCGCGACACCTTGAACCCGGCCCGGGACAGCAGGAAGGTGATCCAGTCGGCCCACATGCGGTCCTCGGACACATAGCTGAGGTGCAGGTCGGCCGGGAGCGCGAGCCGGGGGCGGGTGAACTTCGCCGTGACGCTCTCCCGCATCTCCTCGGGCATGCGGGGCAGGCCGATGACGGCCTGGTCGCTGATCACGCCGGTGAGCCGCTCGAAGGCGGCGAGCAGGGATGTCGCGTTGCCGGCCTCGTCGCCGAACGTGGCCAGCGTCTCCTCGTAGGCGTAGTACGGCCGGTAGGGCACTTCCACGGACCCCCAGTAGCCGGTGAGTTCGTCCTCGCTCATACCTGAGGGGAACCCGTCGAACTTGGCGCGGGCCAGCGCCCGCCCGGCGTCCGCCTTCTCCTTCTCGCCCTCGTCGATGCGCATGGGGACGGGCAGGATGCGGATACGGCGGCGCCGGAACCGGTCACGGATGTCGTGGGCGACGGCTGAGGCGCCGTCTATGCTCTGCCCGCTCAGGGTGAAGCAGTCGACCAGGACGTCGGGAAGATGGGCGGTGCAGACGTCGGCTATGTCGGACAGACCGGTCCGGCTGTCGATGAGGACGTAGTCGTAGTTCTGACGCATGTCCTCGCGTAAGGCGTCGAAGAAGAGTCCGCCACCCAGCTCGTCGTAGAAGTGGTCCCAGTCGAAGGTGCCGACCAGTGCCGAGTAGTCGCGGTCCTGACGGCCCGCGGAGACCAGGTCGAGGGTGCCGGGCTCCGGGAACGACCAGTCCAGGGAGACCGCGTGGCGCTGGATACGGGCGTAGTGCAGATGCCAGTCCGCCGGCCGCTCCCCGGCGTCACCGGCGTCCCCCTCGCCCGTGGCCGCCCAGGCGTACTCCTTGAGCATGTCGATGACGCCGGTGGTGGCACCGATCGTCGCGGGATCCAGAAACGGGTGGAAGAAGCGGTGCAGGCCCGGCGCCTCGAGGTCCCAGTCCACGGCGAGGACACGCTTGCCGTTGGCGGCCAGGATCCAGGCCACGTTGGCGAGGGCCATGGTCCGGCCGGTGCCGCCCTTGTACGAGTAGAACGTGACGATGCGGCCTGCCCGGCCGTTCTGTTCGTCACGGCTGCCCATCGCGATCCCCCGATCCCGCCCCGCCCCGTTCCCCAACCGAGCGGTGGACACTCAGTGTAGGCACCGCACGGCATTGCGCGACGGTTGTTGGAACAAGGCGGGTTGTTTCCGGTGGACGCCGGGATGCCGGGGTTCAGTTGACGGCCTGGCGAGCGTTCAGGCGTAGAACCGCGACAGACTCTGCAAGACGGCCGCCGGCTTCTGTGCGCCCTCGATCTCTATCGTCCCGTCCACGGCGACCTGCACCCCACCCGGCACCTCCTCGACCTCTGCAAGTCGACCGACCAGCCGTATCCGCGACCCGACCTTCACCGGGGACGGGAAACGCACCTTGTTCAGGCCGTAGTTGACCTTCGTGGTCACCCCCTGGACGTCCAACAGCCCTGTGAACAAAGGGATGAAGAGCGACAGGGTCAGGTAGCCGTGGGCGATGGGGGTGCCGAAGGGGCCCTCGGTGGCGCGGTCCGGGTCCACGTGGATCCACTGGTGGTCGTCCGTCGCGTCGGCGAACGTGTTGATGCGGGACTGGGTGATCTCGATCCAGTCGCTCGTGCCGAGGTCGGTGCCGGAGAGCTTCTTCAGTTCTTCGAGGCCGTTGACGGTGATGGTCATGCGGGTGCGTTCCTTACTGGTTGCCGTAGCGCGTACGGACTCGGGACTTGAGGAGTTTTCCGGAGGCGGTGCGCGGGAGTTCGTCCGCGAGGACGAGCGACTTGGGGATCTTGTACTTCGCCAGGCGGCCGGACAGTGAGGCGAGTACCTCGTCGGGGTCCAGGGCCGCGCCCTCGCGCGGGACGACCACCGCGCGGGGGACCTCGCCCCACTTGTCGTCCGGTACGCCGATGACGGCGCATTCGACGATGTCGGGGTGGGTGAGCAGGATGTCCTCGATCTCGGCGGGGTAGATGTTCTCGCCGCCCGAGATGATCATGTCCTTGATGCGGTCGACCACGAAGACATAGCCGTCCTCGTCGACGCGCGCCGCGTCCCCGCTGCGGAACCAGCCGTCGGCGAAAGTCGCGGCGGTCTCCTCGGGCAGGCCCCAGTAGCCGGGCATGACGTGCGGGCCGCGGACCACGATCTCGCCGGGTTCGTCGGTGTCGACGGGAGTCAGGTCCGGCCGTACCACCCGTACGTCGCTGAAGAAGTGCGGTACGCCCGCCGAACCCGCCTTGGTGATCGCGTGTTCGGCGTCCAGGAACAGGGTCCCGGGTGCGGCCTCCGTCATGCCGTAGCCCTGGAGGAAGGTCAGGCCGCGTTCCTGGTAGGCGGCGATGAGCGGTGTCGGGACCGGGGAACCGCCGCAGGTCAGGATGCGCAGGGACGACAGGTCCGCGGCCGGCCAGCGGGGGTGGCGGGACAGCTGGTCGAACATCGTCGGGACGCCGAACATGAAGGTGATGCGGTGCCGGGCGATCAGGTCGAAGGTGGCGTCCGGGTCGAATGCCTGGACGAGGACGCAGGTGCCGCCCTTGAGGAGGACGGGGAGGGTCAGCATGTTCAGGCCCGCCGTGTGGAACAACGGGGCCGAGACCAGGGCGCGTTCGTCGGCGATCAGGTCGGTGTCGACGAGGACGTTGAGTGCGTTCCAGGTGATGTTGCCGTGGGTGAGCATGGCGCCCT
The DNA window shown above is from Streptomyces chartreusis and carries:
- a CDS encoding MaoC family dehydratase, translating into MTITVNGLEELKKLSGTDLGTSDWIEITQSRINTFADATDDHQWIHVDPDRATEGPFGTPIAHGYLTLSLFIPLFTGLLDVQGVTTKVNYGLNKVRFPSPVKVGSRIRLVGRLAEVEEVPGGVQVAVDGTIEIEGAQKPAAVLQSLSRFYA
- the menE gene encoding o-succinylbenzoate--CoA ligase is translated as MRNEGLGSWPARRARKTPHRTALIHGGTPTSYAALHERTTRLAHALRERGVRRGDRVAYLGPNHPSYLETLFAAGTLGAVFVPLNTRLAGPEIAYQLADSGAKALLHAPSHAGLVAGLPGHTDVRTYLETGPDYEEILASSTDEPIDAPVTPDDTCIIMYTSGTTGRPKGAMLTHGNITWNALNVLVDTDLIADERALVSAPLFHTAGLNMLTLPVLLKGGTCVLVQAFDPDATFDLIARHRITFMFGVPTMFDQLSRHPRWPAADLSSLRILTCGGSPVPTPLIAAYQERGLTFLQGYGMTEAAPGTLFLDAEHAITKAGSAGVPHFFSDVRVVRPDLTPVDTDEPGEIVVRGPHVMPGYWGLPEETAATFADGWFRSGDAARVDEDGYVFVVDRIKDMIISGGENIYPAEIEDILLTHPDIVECAVIGVPDDKWGEVPRAVVVPREGAALDPDEVLASLSGRLAKYKIPKSLVLADELPRTASGKLLKSRVRTRYGNQ